In Metopolophium dirhodum isolate CAU chromosome 7, ASM1992520v1, whole genome shotgun sequence, one genomic interval encodes:
- the LOC132948099 gene encoding UDP-glucose 6-dehydrogenase, with protein sequence MAVTKICCIGAGYVGGPTCSVIAMQCPHIKVTVVDISAHRISQWNSEKLPIYEPGLDDIVKKRRNVNLFFSTNIEEAIQEADLIFISVNTPTKTFGVGKGRAADLMYVENCARTIAQVSTSDKIVVEKSTVPVRAAESILKILSANHKPNVKFQVLSNPEFLSEGVAVENLLNADRVLIGHEETADGLWAFKELSKVYLNWIPEAKILRTNTWSSELTKLAANAFLAQRISSINSMSVICEVTGADVSEVAKGIGLDSRIGPKFLQASVGFGGSCFQKDLLNLVYICECLNIPQVAVYWQQVLDMNVYQKSRFSNKIIESLFNTVTGKKITMFGFAFKKDTGDTRESPAIHVAKTLLDEGAKLNIYDPKVEPEQIKKDLTHPYVTDNPENVIKSIEIHNNPYTAADSTHAIVICTEWDEFVNLDYEKIYERMIKPAFIFDGRKILNHEILATIGFQVHTIGKR encoded by the exons ATGGCAGTCACAAAAATATGCTGTATAGGCGCTGGATATGTAGGTGGGCCCACATGCAGTGTAATAGCAATGCAGTGTCCTCACATAAAAGTCACGGTTGTAGACATAAGTGCTCATCGTATTTCTCAGTGGAACTCAGAAAAATTGCCCATCTACGaa ccCGGACTCGATGACATTGTAAAAAAACGGAGAAATGTTAACTTGTTCTTTTCTACAAACATCGAAGAAGCTATCCAAGAAGCagatttaattttcatttctgTTAATACCCCTACAAAGACATTTGGAGTAGGCAAA GGACGTGCCGCCGACTTAATGTACGTTGAAAACTGCGCTAGGACTATTGCCCAAGTTTCAACAAGTGATAAAATTGTAGTGGAAAAAAGTACAGTACCGGTACGTGCAGCGGAgagcattttaaaaattttaagcgCTAATCACAAGCCGAATGTTAAATTTCAA gtattatctaaCCCCGAGTTCTTGTCTGAAGGCGTGGCCGTTGAAAACCTACTAAATGCAGATCGAGTTCTTATAGGGCACGAAGAGACCGCCGATGGTTTATGGGCTTTTAAGGAGCTCAGCAAAGTATATTTGAATTGGATACCCGAAGCAAAAATCCTCAGGACCAACACTTGGTCTTCGGAACTAACCAAATTG GCGGCTAATGCATTTCTAGCTCAGCGGATTTCCAGCATCAACTCAATGTCTGTAATATGTGAAGTGACTGGTGCAGACGTCAGTGAGGTGGCTAAGGGCATAGGTCTCGATTCCAGAATTGGGCCCAAATTTTTACAAGCGTCAGTTG GTTTCGGAGGCAGTTGTTTTCAAAAAGACCTACTAAATTTAGTTTACATATGTGAATGTTTAAATATTCCGCAAGTAGCTGTTTATTGGCAACAA GTACTGGACATGAATGTTTATCAAAAATctagattttcaaataaaattatagaatcaTTGTTTAATACAGTCActggtaaaaaaataactatgtttGGGTTTGCATTTAAAAAAGACACAGGTGATACTCGTGAGTCGCCTGCAATACACGTTGCTAAGACGTTACTCGATGAAGGAGCAAAACTCAATATTTATGACCCGAAG GTGGAACCAgagcaaataaaaaaagatcTCACGCATCCTTACGTTACTGATAACCCAGAAAACGTAATTAAGTCTATTGAAATTCACAATAATCCATACACAGCTGCAGACTCGACACACGCTATTGTAATATGCACCGAATGGGACGAATTTgtg AACTTggattatgaaaaaatttatgAACGTATGATAAAACCAGCATTTATTTTTGATGGTCGCAAGATTCTGAACCATGAAATCTTGGCCACAATTGGTTTTCAAGTTCATACAATTGGAAAacgttga
- the LOC132949144 gene encoding zinc finger MYM-type protein 1-like yields the protein MPDENFSFPTKAVIVGKEKTPRFLKFQFKWFSSYSWLVYSAIDNGAYCKFCVAFSKYSGGINNQSLGSLVIKKYDNWRHALEYFKNHSNLEYHKKCVLDADRFLNMVKNPTLSIDKQIDIGKAREVMKNRKNIVPIIEAIILCGRQNLALRGHRDSGKILTCSDSEINNEGNFREILRYRAQGDNDLKSYLEGPGTIKYTSATSQNAIIEACNKVLLDKIVSRVNASKCFSILADETADVSGEEQVSLCVRYVEINHLELREEFLQFVPTFDVTGKGLAKLIIDNLQKYGIDTKYLRGQGYDGAASMSGKLNGVQAHIKKIHPLAMYVHCSAHSLNLAVSKSCSAAELRDCLSTLGKVRDFFIYPKRKSVLHHQIESSSEISSKKTLKRSCETRWIERFHAVNDFIELYNHVIESLEIISEWVDSETSGKARILRNAVLNLEFLVSLFVLNKGFSIGLPLSKLLQNPNIDLKVAVILANDTKQELQDLRKNAEEF from the exons ATGCCCGatgaaaatttttcttttcctACAAAAGCAGTTATTGTTGGAAAAGAAAAAACaccaagatttttaaaatttcaatttaaatggtTTTCTAGCTATTCTTGGTTAGTATATTCTGCTATTGACAACGGAGCGTACTGTAAATTTTGCGTAGCTTTTTCCAAATACTCTGGAGGGATTAACAATCAGTCACTAGGCTCGTtggtcataaaaaaatatgataattggaGACATGCGTTagagtattttaaaaatcactCAAATCTCGAATATCACAAAAAATGTGTGTTGGATGCAGATAGATTTTTAAACATGGTGAAAAATCCTACTTTATCGATTGATAAACAAATTGACATTGGAAAAGCTAGAGAAGTAatgaaaaatcgtaaaaatatagTTCCTATAATCGAAGCAATTATTTTGTGTGGCCGTCAAAATTTAGCGCTTAGAGGTCATCGAGATTCAGGAAAAATTTTAACATGTTCAGATTCCGAAATAAACAATGAAGGCAATTTTAGAGAAATTCTTCGATACAGGGCTCAAGGTGATAATGATTTGAAATCATATTTAGAAGGTCCTGGAACAATCAAATATACTAGTGCTACAAGTCAGAACGCAATTATTGAAGCGTGCAATAAGGTATTGCTTGATAAAATAGTTTCAAGGGTTAATGCATCAAAATGCTTTTCTATTTTAGCAGACGAAACAGCAGATGTGTCGGGGGAAGAACAAGTGTCTCTATGTGTAAGGTATGTTGAAATAAACCATCTTGAACTCCGCGAagaatttttacaatttgtgcCAACATTTGACGTGACGGGAAAGGGATTGGCAAAACTAATTATTGATAATCTTCAAAAATATGGCATAGATACTAAGTACTTAAGAGGCCAAGGATATGATGGAGCAGCATCCATGTCAGGTAAATTAAATGGAGTTCAagcacacataaaaaaaatacacccaTTGGCAATGTACGTACATTGCTCAGCACATTCATTAAACCTGGCAGTTTCTAAATCGTGTAGTGCAGCAGAATTAAGAGATTGCTTATCAACTTTAGGTAAAGTCCGTGACTTTTTCATTTATCCAAAAAGAAAATCTGTTTTACATCATCAAATTGAAAGTTCTTCCGagatatcatcaaaaaaaacattaaaaagaaGTTGCGAAACAAGATGGATCGAAAGATTTCATGCAGTTAATGATTTTATAGAGCTTTATAATCACGTTATTGaatcattagaaataatatctGAATGGGTTGATAGTGAAACATCGGGTAAAGCAAGGATTCTTAGAAACGctgtattaaatttagaatttttggtATCTCTGTTCGTGTTAAATAAAGGATTTAGTATAGGATTACCtctatcaaaattattacaaaatccaAATATTGACTTAAAAGTAGCAGTAATACTAGCCAATGATACTAAACAGGAGTTACAAGATCTCAGAAAAAATGCTGAAGAA Ttttga
- the LOC132948028 gene encoding 52 kDa repressor of the inhibitor of the protein kinase-like — MPRLSNRQIHRNNVPASSPEQFYRASIFIPYLDKFISELDNRFINHQVTLSNFDSLFQENGHLEDFKNLSDKYIEDLQENGSSNIIFESEYKLWQRKLMQTNHKPKNALEALTLCNISIYPNIFKLLQILATLPVSSSSNERTFSNLKRIKTYLRNSISEGRLNGLAMLSINSKDKITPTEVIEELAKKKTRLPFSI; from the exons atgcctAGACTTTCAAACAGACAAATTCATAGAAATAATGTTCCAGCAAGTTCACCAGAGCAATTTTACAGAGCATCAATATTTATTCCTTATTTGGACAAATTTATTAGTGAGTTAGACAATAGGTTCATAAACCATCAAGTAACTTTGTCGAATTTTGACTCTTTGTTTCAAGAAAACGGTCACCTCGAAGACTTTAAGAATCTTtcagataaatatattgaagATTTGCAGGAAAACGGATcttctaacataatatttgaatcaGAATATAAGTTATGGCAAAGAAAACTTATGCAAACAAATCATAAACCAAAAAATGCTTTAGAGGCTTTAACTTTATGTAATATATCTATTTacccaaacatttttaaacttctcCAAATTTTGGCTACACTCCCGGTCTCTTCTTCGTCAAATGAGAGAACTTTTTCAAACTTGAAGAGGATAAAAACTTATCTTAGAAATTCTATTTCagag ggaaGACTAAACGGGTTAGCTATGTTATCTATAAattcaaaagataaaattacACCAACAGAGGTAATTGAAGAACTGGCGAAAAAGAAAACACGTTTAcccttttcaatttaa